The sequence AATTGATAACTGTGCCTTTAGGGGCGTTAGCTTTGTAAGCTTTGTCTTTAGTAACCAACAAAGCACCATCACCAGCCATGGAAACTAAGGCATGTTTTGCACCTTGTTCCAATAATTTTCTAGCGTAAGTAATAATTTCTTGTTCATCTTTGAAAGTAACGTTGAACAAGTCGGCTAATTCGTGATGATTTGGCTTAACTACTAGTGGATGTAGGGGCAAAGTATCTAACAATGCTTGTCCAGTAGTATCGATAACGAATTCAGCACCATTTTTTTGAATCTTTTTAGCAATATCTAAATAAAAATCTGAATTCAAATTTTTGCAAAGGCTACCAGCCATGATAACAATGTCACCATCACCAATAGTATTTAGATTATCCATGAAGGTTTTCTTTTCAGATTCACTTATTTGTGGACCAGCACCATTGATTTCAGTTTCCTCATTTTGATCAACAGCATTGATCTTAACGTTGATACGAGTGTCTTCTTTAACTTTAGTAAAAGAAGTCTTTAGGTTGTGTTGGCTTAACAATTCTTCGAACATTGAACCGGTTGCGCCACCTACAAAACCAAGTGCAGTAGAATCAAGTTTTAATTCTTTAAGAATTCTTGAAACGTTGATTCCTTTACCACCAGGAAGTTTCACATCATTAGATGTTCGATTAACTTCACCAGTGTTTAAATTCTTCAATTGTAAAACGTAGTCAATTGAAGGATTGACTGTAATTGTGTAAATCACTATTTTGCCTCCATAATTTTTGTATATTTGTTCAAAAGACTGAATTCCTTTTCTGATAGCTTATTCGTTATTAATGGAACCTCATCTAAAGTTGCAAAACGACTAAAACTGACTTGCGAAAACTTAGAACTATCAGATAAGACAAAAGCTTGATTGGAATGCGCTATTGCTAAGCGCTTGATAGCTGCTTCCTCAGGATCCGGCGTTGTATATCCAGCATCTGTTGAAAAACCATTCGTACCAATAAAGGCGTGATCAAAATGATAATTCTCCAAAGTTTGGATAATAGTCGATCCTACTAAAGCTTTTGTAGATGACTTTAATTTCCCCCCTGGGATGAACGTGTTTACTTTGTAATCGGCCAACATCGAAGCGTTGTCGACACTGTTAGTAATGACTAGTAAATCGGTATGTTCAATTAAATAGGGAATCATGAATTGAATCGTAGTCCCTGAATCAAGAAAAATTACTTCATTATTTTGAACTAGACTAGCAGCTGTTTGGCCAATCATTTTCTTCTCATTAATATGAACTGCAGCTTTTTGTGAAAGAGCAGGTTCTTCATGCAATGAAATCACGTTTTGAGCACCACCGTGAATTCGCAATAATTTGTGACAATTCTCCAAATCTTGCAAATCACGACGCAAGGTAGACTCCGAAGCACCAGTTAATGGAATTAAATCGTGGAGTTTGACAATATTATGAATTTTTAATTGTTCAAGAATTATTTGTTGTCTTTCTTCAGTAAGCACTTTCATCACCTCGCAAATGATATAATACAACCATTACCGTTCAAAATCAATCATAAAAACGCAAAAACTTCCAAAAACGTTCAAAAAAATTAAGAACTTTGAAAAAGTACTGGACAATCAATCGCAGTTCAAAGTATTATGAAGTCTGTTTTTGTGCTAAAATTTAGAAATGATAATTATAGTTTAGAAAGGGGGATTTTAATGTTTGTAGATAACGTTAAAATCACCGTTAGATCCGGAAAGGGTGGCGACGGGGCGGTAGCTTTTCGTCATGAGAAATATGTTCCACTCGGTGGACCTTCCGGCGGTGATGGTGGTCGCGGTGGCGATATCATCTTAAAGGCCAATGAAGGTATGAATACTTTAATGGACTTTAGATACAAGAGAATTTTTAAAGCTCAACCTGGTCAAAATGGTCAAATTAAAGGAATGTACGGTCATAAGGCTGATCCAGTTTATATTAATGTACCAACTGGTACTTCAGTATATGATGTAGAATCTGGTCGTTTGATCGGTGACTTAATAGAAAATAACCAAGAATTAGTAGTAGCAAAGGGTGGCGACGGTGGTCGTGGAAATATTCACTTTGCCAATTCCAAGAATCAAGCTCCAGAAGTAGCTGAAAATGGTGAACCTGGTCAAGAAAAGATTATTAAATTGGAATTGAAATTAATTGCTGATGTTGGTTTGGTTGGTTTCCCATCAGTTGGTAAGTCAACACTTCTATCAGTCTCAACTTCTGCCAAACCTAAGATTGCGGCTTATCATTTTACGACTTTGTCACCAAACCTTGGTATGGTGCGTTTAGAATCAGGTCGTGACTTTGTTATTGCCGATTTGCCAGGTTTGATTGAAGGAGCTTCAAATGGTGTAGGATTGGGAATCCAATTCTTGCGTCACGTTGAACGTACAAGAGTTATTTTGCACTTAGTCGACATGGATCCAAACAATGGTCGTGATCCTTACGAAGATTATTTGGCAATCAGAAAAGAATTAGGTAACTATGATGAGAACGTTTTGAAGCGTCCAGAAGTTATCGTGCCAACTAAGCTGGATATTCCAGGCTCAGAAGAACGGTTAGCTGAGTTCAAAGAGAAATTACCAGAAGATGCTGATATTTTCCCAATTTCAAGTATTCAACATACTGGTGTGAAAGCTTTGATGAATCATACTAGTGAAGTCTTGTCTAAGGCAGAGCCAATTCACTTTGATGTTCAAACTGATGAGACTAAAGAATACAACTATGAACCAGAGAAAAAAGCATTCACGATTGAAAAAGATGGTGAGCACAGTTTCGTTGTTAAAGGTGCTAAGGTTGAATTACTTCTTCAAAGAACTAATTTGGATCACCAAGATGGAATTATGCGTTTTGCTAGACAACTTAAGTCTATGGGTATTGAAGATGCATTAATTGATGCAGGTGCTGAATCTGGAGATTCAGTAACAATTCTCGATTTCACTTTTGAATTTATTTAGGGGCAATAAAAAAATGAATAAATCACCGAAAAGAAGATTTATTACTGGATTTGATGGACTACGTACTTTAGGGGTTATTGGTGTTATCATGTATCACTTGAATCCCAATATTTTTTCCGGCGGGTATTTGGGAGTACCAATTTTCTTCCTTATATCGGGTTACTTAATCACAGATCATTATTTTAATACTGTTGATTATGGTGGTTCATTCTCGTTAAGTAATTTTTACACTAAAAGAATTAAAAGATTATATCCTGGGATGCTATTTGTACTACTAGCTTCTGGAGCTTATATCGTGCTGTTTTTAAAGGATTTGCTTTATCATTTAGATCAAATCTTTGTAACAAATGTTTTGAACGTTTACAACTGGTGGCAGATTTTTAACGGTCAATCTTATTTTGAAAGATTTGCTAATAATGAATCTCCATTTACCCATTTGTGGACGTTGTCAATTGAAGGTCAATTTTATATTGTTTGGCCAATTCTACTTATTTTATTCACCAAGTATGGCGTTAAAAAGAGCCGTATCTTTGGCTTTTCAATGGTTCTTTCGATTGCTTCGGCAATTTGGATGGCTATCTTATTTAAGCCGGGTGTTGACCCAAGTAGAATTTATTATGGAACTGATACTAGATTATTCTCCATCCTTCTTGGTTGTGGACTTGCTTTAATCTGGCCAGCTGAGAAATTAAAGAGTGGTCTGAAGAAAAATGACAAACTGAAATTGAATTTGGTAGGACTATTGTCATTTGCATTGATGCTTTTGATGATTTTCACGATTAAAGATAATGATCCATTCCTTTATCGTGGTGGGATGTTTATCTTCTCAATCACGACATGTATCTTTATTGCGGTCGTTGCGCATCCGGATTCTTTCTGGAATGGCGTTTTATCGAATCGCGTCTTCCATTACGTAGGAACTAGAAGTTATGGTCTTTACTTGTATCAATTCCCAGTAATGATTTTCTTTGAATCAAAATTCAAGAACATTGCTGATCATCCAATTCTTTATCCAGTTATTGAAGTTATTTTAATTGTTTTAGTAACTGAATTTTCATTTAGATTTGTTGAACAACCTTTGGCACATGCTAAATGGCAAGATGTTAAGAACTTCTTCCGTTCTTCAACTAGTGTTCAAAGAGTGTTAGCGTTGGTTATCGCTGTTATCAGTATGACTGGTTGCTACAGTGTGGTTAAGGCTGTCAGTGCACCTAATCCTAATGTTAATCACAGTGAATTAGCTACGAAGATTAACAAAAATGAAAAGGCTAATAAAGCTAAGAAGCAAAAGGCTATCGAAAACTTGAAGAAGGCAAAGAATAAGCAAGATGCTACTGGTAAGATGTCCGATGCTGATTATGCTCGTTATAAGAAAGCGGCCAAATCTAACCCAATCAATACTGAATTTGAAAAGTATGGTTTGACACAAATTGATTTGCAAAGATTAAAGGATGTGCCAATGACAGCGGTTGGTGATTCCGTTATGGCAGATGGCTCTGATAATTTCTTGAAGTTATTTGATGATAAGAAAGTTATTGTTGATGCTGCTGTCAGTCGTCAATTGGATCCAAGTATTGATATTTTACAAAAATACAAGGATCAAGGAGTTTTGGCATCTAACGTCATGATTGGTTTAGGAACTAATGGACCATTCAATATCCAACAAGTCGGACAAATCATGGACTTAGTTGGTCCTAAGCGTCATGTCTTCTGGATCAATGTTCACGTTCCAACTAGACCTTGGGAAAAGACGGTTAATGGTGTCTTAGACGAAGCAACGAAGAAATACAAGAATTTGACAGTCATTGACTGGAACGGTTATTCAGATGGTCATACGGATTGGTTCTACGATGACAATGTTCATCCAAATCCTGAAGGTTCAATGTATTATTCTGCTTTTGTCGCAAAAGAGATTTTGAAATCATTAGATAAAAAATAGATAGGATTTTTTTATGGAATTAGAATTTTTAGGAACTGGTGCCGGAGTTCCATCAAAGGGCCGTAATGTTTCTAGTACAGCATTAAAAATGTTGGACGAACGAAATGAAGTTTGGCTTTTTGACGTTGGCGAGGCTACACAGCATCAAATATTGAAAACAACAATTAAGCCAAGAAAGATTACTAAGATTTTTATCACTCATTTGCATGGTGATCATATCTTCGGTCTTCCTGGGTTATTGTCTAGTCGTGCCAATCAAGGTGGCAATACACCATTGGAAATTTATGGACCAGTGGGAATTAAAGAATATGTCGAAACATCTTTAAAGATCACTGGTAGTAAATTAGGCTATCAAATTAAATATATCGAGTTAAAAGATGGCGGTGAAATTTTTAATGATAAAACTTTCACTGTTTATGCCGGAAAATTAAAGCATCGAGTAACTTGTTTTGGCTATCGCGTAGTTGAAAAACCACGTGTTGGTGAATTGTTAGTTGATAAATTAGCTCCTTATCACATTCCCAATGGACCAATTTTTGGTCAATTGAAAGCTGGTAAAGAGGTAACATTAGCTGATGGTACAATTTTAAATGGTCAAGATTTCATTGGACCTGATAAACCAAGTAAAATTGTGACAATTATTTCTGATACGCGTTATACGCCAGAAATTGATAAATTATCGCAAGATGCTGATGTGATCGTACATGAATCAACTTTCTCTAATGATGAGAAGAAGTTAGCTTATAACTACTTCCATTCAACAGCTACTCAAGCGGCGCAAGTTGCCAAAAGAAGCCATGCTAAAGGGTTGATTTTGACTCACATCTCTGCTAGATATACTGGTAGAGGGGCTTTGATTTTACAAAAAGAAGCTCAAAAGATTTTTAAGCCTACGAAAGTGGCTAAAGATTTTGATATTTACGAAGTACCATTTAATTAATTAGAAAAGAGGATGAGTATGGTTAATTTATTGAATCAGACGATTGTCGTAACTGGTGCATCTTCTGGAATTGGTAAAGATGTAGCGGTTAATGCTGCTAAATGTGGTGGCAATGTGATTTTGATTGCTCGTAATGAAGAAAAACTTTTACAAGTAAAAAATGAATGTATCCGTGTTGGAGCCGAAAATGCTCAGCATGAATACTTAAGCATCGATATGAGTGATCCTGACCAAATTAGTTCTGGAGTTGAAAAAATCTTTGAACTAACTGATAGTGTGGATGTTTTAGTCAATGCTGCAGGTTTTGGGGATTTCTCGAATTACATGGAAACTGATTTCGGTAAGATTGAAAAGATGTTTCGTGTAAACGTCTTAGGTTTAATGTTGATGACTCGTTTAGTGGCCTCACATATGATTGATCAAGGAATTGGTCATATCTTCAATGTCGGCTCGATGGCGGGCAAAATCACAACTCCTAAGTCTGCAGCCTATGCTGCTACCAAAGCTGCTGTAATTGCCTTCTCTGATGGTTTGAGACTAGAGTTGAAACCATTTGGAATTTATGTTACAACTATAAACCCCGGGCCAGTTAAGACTAATTTCTTTAATGTCGCCGATCATTCAGGCAATTATCTAGATTCAGTGAAGTATTTCGTCCTTGATCCTGATCAACTAGCTTGGGAAATCGTGAAGACTTTTGGTAGAAATAAACGTGAGATCAATCGTCCACGTTACATGGAATTAGCAGCAGTACTTTATAAATTGGCACCAAGTTTAGGTGATTATTTTGCTGCTACGCTTGGTAACCGTAAATAGGGGAGGATTCATATGAACGGTAAACAATCTCGATTTGTTATAGGTTTGGTTATTGCATTGATCGTCGTGATCTTTGCAGTTTTAAATGTCAATCCGGTTACTGTTAGTTTTGGATTCACACGTGTTAAATTACCATTGATTATTTTGATTATCGTTTCTTTACTTTTAGGAGCTGTAATTACGATGCTTTTGGCTACTTCAGGTAAGAAGAAAGATGATGATCTAAATCGTCACGCAAAGAAACAAATTTCTAAAGTTCAAGTATCACACGACAATCAAATTGCCGACGCATTAAAGGAAAATAATGCAAAAAAGCAAACAAAATAGTATTTTTGCTTGCTCAAACGATTTTATGATAGTATCATATTAAACGTTAGATTTGATTGAGTTAATATAAATAAAGGAGTTTTTTAAATATGGCAGTTCCAAAGAGAAAATCATCAAAACAAAGAAAGCGTCAAAGACGCGCACATCTTAAATTAGATACACCAAACATGCAATTCGACGTTGCTACTGGTGAATATCGTTTAAGTCACCACGTATCACCATCAGGTATGTACAAAGGTGAAAAAGTTATCAACAACGATAGCAAAGAAGCTTAATGAAAAAGTCAAGTTGAACTTGGCTTTTTTTTATATAGATTTAAATGATGAGGTATGACTATGAAAAAACTGAAATACGTCTTACTAATGGTTATTCCGCTATTCTTTTTACTATTGACTGGTTGTTCCAAATTAAGCCTCTCGACTACTAAAAAAGAATATAGTGCAGATGGATTAGTAGCCATTATTAAGGGTAAGGCCACTAATTATCAAAGACTTACTTATACAGTAGCGGGTGAAACAAAAAAAGTTGCTGTCGATGGGGGACACTTTGCTATCTCAGTTCCTGTTTCTGATAAGAACCAAAGAGTTCGTATCAAGGCAGTCAATGGCGATAAAACTGAAACTAGTTTGGTCAAAGTCAAAAAAGCAACGCCATTAAAGAATTACTTGGAATTTGCGCAAGCTTATAATTATACGATGTTATCAACTGGACAAGCTGACGATCAATTACAATTGATTTCTAAAAATGGTATTTCGACGCATAAAAAGAATGATGGAACTAAGTGGTATCTAAATGTTCAAAATAATCAACTAATGGGAGTTGCAACGCAATTCTCTTATAAAGACTTGAAGTCTAAGACTGGCCAAAAGAATTTTGCGACTGATTTGATGATTGTCTCTAAGTTGTTGGGAGCTGATGGCCAAAAGGTTTTGAAGGATTTTGCTAAGCAAACTAAGAATGCTGATAAAAATTCAACTAAAACTTCGATGGACTCAATAAAGTCCAATGGCATCAATTTTAATATTAATTTAGCTACCAAAGGATTTTATCTTTATATTACTAAGTATTAAAAAGGAGTTTCGTTAGGATTTTCTGGCTCTTTTTTAAATTAAGTTAAGTTAGTTTAGGATTCCGTCCTCCATAGCAAAGAAAATTTGGCTGGAACAATGTGGGCACGACTTGGAGCCTTTGCTAAGATCAGGTTCGGGCAAAGTCTTCAAGCTCGGCCTTATTCTAAGCAACAAGTTGCTAAGAATAATTTCACATTTGAGCCAATTTTCTTTGCTATTCCGGGCTAGAGTGTAGATTTATATTTTAATAGAATTAAACAAATAAAGCATTTATTCAGATAATGGTTGCGTACATTAATCGACTGTGTCTGAATAGATGCTATTTTTGAGCATAAAAAAAACGCCTAATCTGAGTAGATTAAGCGTTCTTTTCATTATTAGACTCTTTAACAGAGCTATCAAGAATCAATGGAATTACACTGAATATGATAGCAAAGACTATACTAACAATAATAGAATAGTTTGTGTTATATGTCTGTTGGTTCAAAGCACCACCGATAAAACCGGCAACTTGTCCCAGCATGATAGACCAGAAAATTACAGCAACGTATCTCATTTCTTCCATCTCACTTTCTCAAGTAGTTTAGCACATTTGAGGATTTTTCCCAATAAACTTTCACTTGCTTTTGATATAATTTTAAACAAAGGGGGCGACAAATTGCAAGCACAACTGCAAATGATGAGTAGTTTTAGTTTGTTGCATAGTCCCGCAAAATTGACAGAGTTGATTGATCAAAGTAAAGCACGTGGGTATACGGCGATTGCTTTGACAGATTTGAACAATTTATACGGTTCAATCGATTTTTATAAATATGCCAAAAAAATCGGTATTAAACCAATTATAGGTTTAACAATTGAAATAGCCGGGATTATTGAAACTGATAATACTTATCCATTATTGCTTTTAGCGAGAAATGATAAGGGTTATAAAAATTTAATAAAAATTTCATCACGAATAATGTCTACTAAAGATGCGGTTCAAATAAAAGACTTAAGAGACGTTTTGGACAATCTCTTTGTAATCACACCGGCAAGTGATGCAGAGATTCTTAAAACTGATTTGTCGGCTTATTTTACACAATTGAAGGCCCTAGTTCAGCCAGACGATTTGTATTTGGGAGTCAGTTTGTATTCTGGACAAATAGACAATGTTAAAACGATTCGAAAAATTTCTCATGACTATCAAGTACCTTTAGTAGCTTTGGGAGATGTTCGCTACGTCAATCAAGATGATCATTTAGCTTATCAGGTAGTCAATAATTTACGTACTGGTCAACGTTTTGAAAATCTGGATCAAGTGGTCGTTAATGGTGACCATTATTTACGTGACTATCAAGTTTTTGCAAGCGACTTTAGTAATGTTGACATGCAAGAAGCTATCGACAATGCTAATTCGATTGCTGAAAAATGTAATGTTGAAATTGAATTTAAAGAGACGGAACTGCCTGAATTTCAAACTCCTCAAGGAATTACTTCAATTCAATTTTTGCATGATTTGACTAATAAGGGGTTAATCAAGCGTTTAGGAACGGTACCAGCAAATTATCGTCAACGTTTGGAGTATGAATTGGGTGTAATTGACAAGATGGGTTTCTCGGATTATTTCTTGATAGTTTGGGACGTTATTAAGCATGCTCATGCTGTGGGGATTAAGACTGGTCCTGGACGTGGATCAGCGGCTGGTTCTTTAGTTTCATATTGTTTAGGAATTACTCAAGTAGATCCTATTAAGTATGATTTATTGTTTGAACGTTTCTTAAATCCTCAACGTGTTAACATGCCTGATATTGATTTGGATTTGCCCGATGATCGACGGGATGAGATGGTCATGTACATGCATGATAAATATGGATCTGATCATATGGCCCAAATCATAACTTTTGGAACTCTAGCGGCGAAAATGGCTTTAAGAGATATTTCACGGACTTTTAGTCAGACGCAATTTCAAATGTCGCAGTGGTCGAATGCGATTCCGCATAAGTTGAATATTTCTTTGAAGGAATCCTTTGAAGAATCGAGTACTCTTCGTAATTTGGTTGATAATTCTAAAGAAAATCAATTGATATTCAAAGTTGCCCAACGAATTGAAGGGATACCAAGACATTATTCGACGCACGCTGCCGGAATCGTTTTGAGTAAGAAACCGATGACTGATATTGTAGCAGTGCAGTTAGAAGATGACGGAATAAACCTGACACAACAGACGAAATATAATGTTGAAAGCGTTGGTCTGTTGAAGATGGATTTCTTAGGCTTGAAAAATTTAACTATTTTGGATAAATCCGTACAGGCAATTTCAAAACGGTATAAAAAAAAATTTATCCCTGAAAAGATACCCTTGAACGATCAAAAGACATTACAAATTTTTCAACGTGGAGCAACTGACGGTGTGTTCCAATTTGAATCTGACGGTATCAGAAGTGTTTTACGTAGACTAGTTCCAACTAGTTTTGATGATATTGTGGCTACGAATGCCTTGTATCGTCCAGGTCCTATGCAAAATATTTCAACTTTTATAGCTAGAAAACACGGGCAAGAGCCGGTTACGTACCCTGATGCTTCACTTGAAAAGATTTTGAAACCAACCTATGGAATTTTGGTTTATCAAGAGCAAGTTATGCAAGCTTCTTCAGAAATGGCTAATTTTTCTTTAGCTGATGCTGATATTTTACGTCGGGCTATTAGTAAGAAAAATGAGCAATTGATTGAAGAAAATCGTCAAAAGTTTATTGATGGAGCAGTTTCTCAGGGTCATGCAAAAGAATCAGCCCAAAAAGTTTATCAATATATTGAAAAGTTTGGTAATTATGGTTTCAACAAGTCTCACGCCGTAGCTTATTCGATGATTGCTTTTTGGTTGGCTTATATTAAAGTTCATTTTCCGGATGTCTTTTTTGCTTGTTTATTGAATTCCAATTTGAATAATGAAACAAAAGTCTCGACTTATATTCAAGATGCTAAGGACTCACACGTCAAGATCCTCAACGTTGACATCAATCAAAGTCAATTTGAATTTGTGGATTCTGAAGCAGGAATTCGTTTCGGTTTATTGAGTATCAAAGGGATGAGACGTGACTTGGCAACAGAAATCATTAAGGAACGTAATAAAGATGGCAAATTTACTAGTCCTTTGAATTTCTTACAACGCTTAGATCGACGTTTTGTTAAAAATGACTATCTGGAACCAATGATTTTATCAGGTGCTTTTGATGAATTTAATCGTAATCGTAAAGAATTATTATATGATTTTCGAGATTTAGTTGAAAGTATTCAATTGGCTGGTAGCAATTTATCATTATTTGATGTACTTGATCCTAAAAAACACCAGATCGATGATTTTTCACTGACGGAACGTTTGAATCAAGAGAAAGAATACTTAGGCGTGTACGTGTCAGGCCATCCAGTCGAGAAATACCGAGAACGTATTCTTAATTTACCTTTGGTAAAAATTGCTGAATTACATCAAACACAAAATACAGTTAACGTTTTAGGTTTAGTCAAGAATTTACGAGTGATTCGGACGAAAAAAGGTCAACGAATGTGTTTTATGACAATTGAAGATGAGACGGGTTCAATTTCCGTGACAGTTTTTCCTAAATTATTCCAACAAATTGAAGATATGGATTTAGACGGTAAGATCTTTGTCTTTGTTGGTCGTGGAAATGTCGGTCAACGTGGTGATTTGGAATTGATAGCTGATAGGTTGAATGATCCCAAACAGTTCACAATTCAATTACCGGCTGAAAAATTGTATTTGCGTGTAACTAAGCAATTAGATACGCCACAGAATTTGGAAAAATTGTATGAAATAATTGCTGAATCTAAAGGAAAAATGCCAGTGATTATTTATCGCGAAAAAAATCGACAAGCATTACTCTTGAAATCTAATCGTTGGATAGACTTTAATAGTAACGTGCGGAATAAGTTGGAAATGTTCTTAGGTAAACGGAGTGTTTTAGTGAAAAAAAGCAATTAATTTATCTTAAAACGTTTTCAGCTCTACAACTTAATCAGTAAAAATGTTATATTTGATTAGGTTTTGTTTTAGAAACAAATAATTTTGGAGTGTGAACAAATG comes from Companilactobacillus pabuli and encodes:
- the dnaE gene encoding DNA polymerase III subunit alpha, which codes for MQAQLQMMSSFSLLHSPAKLTELIDQSKARGYTAIALTDLNNLYGSIDFYKYAKKIGIKPIIGLTIEIAGIIETDNTYPLLLLARNDKGYKNLIKISSRIMSTKDAVQIKDLRDVLDNLFVITPASDAEILKTDLSAYFTQLKALVQPDDLYLGVSLYSGQIDNVKTIRKISHDYQVPLVALGDVRYVNQDDHLAYQVVNNLRTGQRFENLDQVVVNGDHYLRDYQVFASDFSNVDMQEAIDNANSIAEKCNVEIEFKETELPEFQTPQGITSIQFLHDLTNKGLIKRLGTVPANYRQRLEYELGVIDKMGFSDYFLIVWDVIKHAHAVGIKTGPGRGSAAGSLVSYCLGITQVDPIKYDLLFERFLNPQRVNMPDIDLDLPDDRRDEMVMYMHDKYGSDHMAQIITFGTLAAKMALRDISRTFSQTQFQMSQWSNAIPHKLNISLKESFEESSTLRNLVDNSKENQLIFKVAQRIEGIPRHYSTHAAGIVLSKKPMTDIVAVQLEDDGINLTQQTKYNVESVGLLKMDFLGLKNLTILDKSVQAISKRYKKKFIPEKIPLNDQKTLQIFQRGATDGVFQFESDGIRSVLRRLVPTSFDDIVATNALYRPGPMQNISTFIARKHGQEPVTYPDASLEKILKPTYGILVYQEQVMQASSEMANFSLADADILRRAISKKNEQLIEENRQKFIDGAVSQGHAKESAQKVYQYIEKFGNYGFNKSHAVAYSMIAFWLAYIKVHFPDVFFACLLNSNLNNETKVSTYIQDAKDSHVKILNVDINQSQFEFVDSEAGIRFGLLSIKGMRRDLATEIIKERNKDGKFTSPLNFLQRLDRRFVKNDYLEPMILSGAFDEFNRNRKELLYDFRDLVESIQLAGSNLSLFDVLDPKKHQIDDFSLTERLNQEKEYLGVYVSGHPVEKYRERILNLPLVKIAELHQTQNTVNVLGLVKNLRVIRTKKGQRMCFMTIEDETGSISVTVFPKLFQQIEDMDLDGKIFVFVGRGNVGQRGDLELIADRLNDPKQFTIQLPAEKLYLRVTKQLDTPQNLEKLYEIIAESKGKMPVIIYREKNRQALLLKSNRWIDFNSNVRNKLEMFLGKRSVLVKKSN